One region of Cyanobium sp. M30B3 genomic DNA includes:
- a CDS encoding HEAT repeat domain-containing protein: protein MAAPQQQAGAPISEAEALARLRQSHEPSQQYYAAWWLGRMRSQHPDAVPLLIAALQQRRPRDPGAGVEENAVARNAARALGKLGLAAQPAINELLTVLDDPDDGLREAAARALGELGAEQAVEPICRRLASGLEGAGAPRCGTPRLMEPCEALLEALGDIGCSPTNAAQVLAVVEPFVGHGRPLIRSAAARTLLRLSGEARWADLLVGLLDHPQLQVRRAALMDLGAAGWRPALEPIRRTLAENSLKLIALRGLVERGSGEPGEEALLACMDALL from the coding sequence CGCCGCAGCAGCAGGCTGGAGCTCCGATCTCCGAGGCAGAAGCCCTGGCCCGTCTGCGCCAGAGCCACGAACCCTCCCAGCAGTACTACGCCGCCTGGTGGTTGGGGCGCATGCGCAGCCAGCATCCCGATGCCGTTCCCCTGCTGATCGCGGCCCTTCAGCAGCGGCGGCCCCGCGATCCCGGGGCAGGCGTGGAGGAAAATGCCGTGGCCCGCAATGCGGCCCGGGCCCTGGGCAAGCTGGGGCTGGCTGCCCAGCCGGCGATCAACGAGCTGCTCACCGTGCTCGACGACCCCGACGATGGCCTGCGCGAAGCCGCCGCCCGGGCCCTGGGTGAGCTGGGGGCCGAGCAGGCCGTGGAGCCGATCTGCAGGCGCCTGGCCAGTGGTCTGGAGGGGGCCGGCGCGCCCCGGTGCGGCACACCGCGGCTGATGGAGCCCTGCGAGGCCCTGCTGGAGGCCCTCGGTGACATCGGCTGCTCCCCCACCAACGCCGCCCAGGTGCTGGCGGTGGTGGAACCCTTCGTGGGCCACGGGCGTCCCCTGATCCGCAGCGCCGCGGCCCGCACCCTGCTGCGGCTGAGCGGGGAGGCCCGCTGGGCCGATCTGCTGGTGGGCCTGCTCGACCACCCCCAGCTGCAGGTGCGCCGGGCGGCCCTGATGGACCTGGGTGCCGCCGGCTGGCGGCCGGCCCTGGAGCCGATTCGCCGCACCCTCGCCGAGAACAGCCTGAAATTGATCGCCCTCAGGGGACTGGTGGAACGCGGCAGCGGCGAGCCGGGTGAGGAGGCCCTGCTGGCCTGCATGGACGCCTTGCTGTGA
- a CDS encoding HEAT repeat domain-containing protein: MTDAQAVQQLISRLRQASSSQELLLATRELAGCAAASAAPVLVEVLGYNNPGAAVAAVDGLIALGPEAVPPLLQLDPENYGARAWAVRALAGIGDVRGLDLLIEALGTDVAASVRRAAARGLGNLRLGALEAEQRLTVQNRCLQALLAATADGEWVVRYAVAVGLEGLAEGLAPTCHALARVRQGLVALSEAAEANPPVVVLRARLAQSRLPLP; the protein is encoded by the coding sequence ATGACTGATGCGCAGGCAGTCCAGCAGCTGATCAGCAGGCTGCGCCAGGCCAGCAGCAGCCAGGAGTTGCTGCTGGCCACCCGCGAGCTGGCCGGTTGCGCCGCGGCCAGCGCCGCCCCTGTGCTGGTGGAGGTGCTCGGCTACAACAACCCGGGGGCGGCCGTGGCCGCCGTGGATGGTCTGATTGCCCTGGGCCCAGAGGCCGTCCCCCCCCTGCTGCAGCTCGACCCCGAGAACTACGGCGCCCGGGCCTGGGCCGTGCGGGCCCTGGCCGGCATCGGCGATGTGCGGGGCCTCGATCTGCTGATCGAGGCCCTCGGCACCGACGTGGCGGCCAGCGTGCGCCGTGCCGCTGCCCGCGGACTCGGCAACCTGCGCCTGGGTGCCCTTGAAGCGGAACAGCGCCTGACTGTGCAGAATCGCTGCCTGCAGGCCCTGCTGGCGGCCACCGCCGATGGCGAATGGGTGGTGCGTTACGCCGTAGCCGTGGGCCTGGAAGGTCTGGCCGAGGGCCTGGCACCCACCTGCCACGCCCTGGCCCGGGTGCGGCAGGGGCTGGTTGCGCTCAGCGAAGCGGCTGAAGCCAACCCACCCGTGGTGGTGCTGCGCGCCAGGCTGGCCCAGTCGCGCCTCCCCCTGCCATGA